TTGCTTCTTTTATCTTTTCTTTCATAGATTTATCTTTTTCTCTATATTGAATTATTTTTATTCCACCTTTTATCATCTCTTTAACACATTGGAAATTGCTTTTTCCATTGCTAAATTTTTCCCCTGTTATTCCATATAAACCATTTGGTATGATTTTGTCTCTAATCATTCTCACATCCCACCTGTAATATAATCTCTGCAACTTTTGCAGCTACCGTACAAACTTTATGCGAATAAGTTGCATAATTATCAATGTCACTATGTAAATCACCAACAATATAAAAATTGTTTCCCTTTTTTACTGTGACTATACTCTCTGTATTCTTTCCACCAATTCCAGATACACATATTAGTAACTTTCCACTATTATAAAACTCTTCCACCAAAAGAGATTTATACTCCTTTTTATCAAATCCATCAACTATAATATCACAATCAGAAAAATAATCTTTAATGTTATCTCTATCAAATTTAATAACGGAAAAAAAATAATGACCTTTTTTATTTATTCTTTTTAAATTTTCACATAACATCTCAGCCTTATATTTCCCTATCTGATCCTGAAAATAGAACTGTCTATTGAGATTTGATTCCTCTATCTTATCGAAATCTCCAAACTTAAAATCTGTAAATCCTGATCTAACAAGGTGCATAGCGACATTCGACCCTATGCCACCAACACCTGCTATCCCTATTTTCATACCAAAGTCTCCCAGTCTTTATACACAGGTTCAAGACCATGAGCTCTTATAGCTGCTACGATTTCTTCTACGTTTCTGCTATCTGTAATATCAAATTGTGCTGTAGATTCATTTTCATGTGAATAACCACCAACTTCAACTCTTGAACCAGCAGAGAATTTAGTAATTCCAAGGTTTAAAAGGTGGTCTCTCATAAACGCACTCTCTCTTGTTGATAGATTTATTCCAGCTTTAGGTTGGAAAATTCTATTAGCTAAAATAATTTGAACAAATGTTTTATCATTTACACTATAGCTATCTTTCAAATTCCCTTCAGCTTTATTAACTCTTGGGAAAGAGATACTAAAATCTGTATTTGGATAGTTATCAATTAAATATTTTAGATGTAAACCAGTTCTAAAAGCATCTTCTCTTATGTTTCCAAGTCCAAGTAGGGCCCCTATTC
The sequence above is drawn from the Fusobacterium sp. DD2 genome and encodes:
- the thiF gene encoding sulfur carrier protein ThiS adenylyltransferase ThiF, translated to MKIGIAGVGGIGSNVAMHLVRSGFTDFKFGDFDKIEESNLNRQFYFQDQIGKYKAEMLCENLKRINKKGHYFFSVIKFDRDNIKDYFSDCDIIVDGFDKKEYKSLLVEEFYNSGKLLICVSGIGGKNTESIVTVKKGNNFYIVGDLHSDIDNYATYSHKVCTVAAKVAEIILQVGCEND